A part of Aquibium oceanicum genomic DNA contains:
- a CDS encoding antibiotic biosynthesis monooxygenase family protein, with protein MYIAMNRFKVKTGSETDFENVWKGRDSSLSEMKGFKQFHLLRGPVNEEEGYTLFASHTVWESYEDFSAWTKSEQFRAAHKNAGGNKPLYIGHPQFEGFTPVEGA; from the coding sequence ATGTACATTGCCATGAACCGCTTCAAGGTGAAGACCGGCTCCGAAACCGATTTCGAGAACGTCTGGAAAGGCCGCGATTCCAGCCTCTCCGAGATGAAGGGTTTCAAACAGTTCCACCTGCTGCGCGGGCCGGTGAACGAGGAGGAAGGCTACACGCTCTTCGCCTCGCATACTGTCTGGGAAAGCTACGAGGATTTTTCCGCCTGGACCAAATCCGAGCAGTTCCGCGCCGCCCACAAAAATGCCGGCGGCAACAAGCCGCTCTATATCGGCCATCCGCAGTTCGAGGGGTTCACGCCGGTCGAGGGGGCCTGA